The DNA region GCCGAGACCTGTGGCTGCACGAGGAGATGGAGAAGGTCTCGGCCGACTGTCCGCCGGAAGAGGTGAATGCCGAGGATCCGCTCTTTATCCTCTATACGTCGGGCTCGACGGGCAAGCCGAAGGGCGTTGTACACACGACGGGCGGCTACCTCGTCTACGCGGCGATGACGCACCAGTACGTGTTCGACTATCACGACGGTGATATCTACTGGTGCACGGCCGACGTCGGCTGGGTCACTGGCCACAGCTACATCGTCTATGGTCCGCTCGCCAACGGCGGCACCACGCTGATGTTCGAGGGCGTGCCCACCTATCCCACAGCCTCGCGTTTCTGGAGCGTCGTCGACAAGTGGAAGGTGAACACGTTCTACACGGCACCGACCGCGATCCGCTCGCTCATGGGAGCCGGCGACGACCTCGTGAAGCGCACCGATCGCTCGTCGCTGCGTCTGCTGGGAAGCGTCGGCGAGCCGATCAATCCCGAGGCGTGGGAATGGTACTACCACGTCGTCGGCGAGGAGCGCTGCCCGATCGTCGACACTTGGTGGCAGACCGAGACCGGCGGTATTCTCATCACGCCGTTGCCTGGCGCCATCGCGCAGAAGCCCGGCTCCGCGACGCTGCCGTTCTTCGGCGTGCAGCCCGCCCTCGTCGATGACAAGGGCACGGTCCTCGAAGGTGCTGCGCAAGGCAACCTCGTGCTGCTCGACAGCTGGCCGGGCCAGGCACGCACGCTTTACGGCGACCACGACCGCTTTGTGCAGACCTACTTCAGTACGTATCCAGGCACCTACTTCACGGGTGACGGATGCCGGCGCGACGAGGACGGGTATTACTGGATCACGGGCCGCGTCGACGACGTGATCAACGTCTCCGGCCACCGCATGGGCACCGCCGAGGTCGAGAGCGCGCTCGTTGCGCACCCGAAGGTCGCGGAAGCCGCCGTCGTCGGCTACCCGCACGATCTCAAGGGCCAGGGCATCTATTGCTACGTGACGCTGATCTCCGGTGAGCAGCCGTCGGAAGAGCTGCGCAAGGAGCTGGTGCTGCACGTGCGCCGTGAGATCGGCCCCATCGCCTCGCCGGACGTAGTGCAGTTCGCGCCGGGACTTCCGAAGACGCGTTCGGGCAAGATCATGCGCCGCATCCTGCGCAAGATTGCCGAGGACGAGTTCGGCAGCCTCGGCGACACGTCCACGCTGGCTGATCCGACCGTCGTCGACGACCTGATCTCGAACCGGCAGAACCGCAAGGCGGCAAGCTAAGACGATCGTCACATAAAGCGCAGCGCCCTCGCTCGCCGAGCGAGTGAGGGCTTTTTTGCGCGTTAAGTAAGGCCGCGCTTGCGCAGGAGGCCTTCGACCTCGGGCGGCCGGCCGCGGAACGCCACGTATGCATCCAGCGCATCCTGCTTGTTTCCGGCGGCGTAGATGTGCGTCTTGAGCTTGGTCGCCGTGCGCTTGTCGAACACGTTGCCCGTCTCGACGAAAGCCGCGAATGCATCCGCGTCCATGACCTCGGACCAGAGATAGCTGTAGTAGCCGGCCGCATAGCCGCCGATGATGTGCTGGAAATGCGGGATGCGGTGGCGCGGCACGATCTCCGCCGGCATGCCGATGCGTGCCAGCACCTCGCTCTCGAACGCATCGACATCGAGCCCGGCCGTATCGGAGAGCGAATGCAGCTCGAGGTCGAGCAGCGTCGACGCCGTGTACTCCACTGTCGCGAAGCCCTGGTTGAAGGTGCGCGCCGCCTCGAGCTGGTCGAGCAGCCGCTGCGGCATCGATTTTCCCGTCTCCGCATGCAACGCAAAGCGCTTCAGAACTTCCGGCCGCGACAGCCAGTGCTCGTAGAGCTGCGACGGCAGCTCTACGAAGTCCTGCAGCACGTTGGTCATGGCGAGCGACGGATAGGTCACGTCGGACAAGAGGCCGTGCAACCCGTGGCCCAGCTCGTGGAACAGCGTCCGCGCATCGTCAAACGAGAGCAGCGTCGGCGTGCCGGGCGCGCCGCGCGCCACGCTCATGACGTTGACGACGATGGGGCGTACATTGCCGGCGAGCTTCTGCTGCGTACGGTAGGACGACATCCAGGCGCCGGAGCGCTTGGATGGGCGCGCATAGTAGTCGCCGTAGAAAAGCCCGACGTGCTCGCCGGCTTTCGTCTTCACCTCCCACGCGCGCACGTCCGGATGATAGACGGGAACGTCGTCACGCTCATCGAACACCAGCCCGAATAGGCGTCCAGCCGTGTTGAAGGCGGCTTCAAGAACGTTCTCGAGCTTGAGATACGAGCGCACCTCCGCCTCGTCGAGATCGTAGCGTGCCTTGCGTTCTTTCTCGGCGTAATAGCGCCAGTCCCACGCTGCGATCTTGGCGTTGTCGCCGCCCGCCCGCGCGCGCGCCTGCAACGCATCGCGCTCGGCGCGCGCACTCCTGAGCGCCGCGGGCCATACTTTGTCGAGAAGCTTGCGCACTTCGGCGGACGTGCGCGCCATGGTGTCGTCGAGCGCATAAGCCGCGAAGGTGTCGAAACCGAGCAGGCGCGCAAGCTCCGCGCGCAGTTCCATGATGCGCACGGTGATCTTGCGGTTGTCGGTGGCGCCGCCGAGCTCGCCGCGCTTGATCCAGGCCTTGAAGGCCTCCTCGCGCAGATCGCGCCGCGAGGAAAATTGCAGGAACGGCTCGACGCTCGACCGCGCGAGCGTAATCGCATGCCTGCCGGGTTTTCCGAGTTCGATGGCAGCCTGCGCGGCCGCGGCACGGACAGTGTCGGGCAAGCCGGCGAGATCGCGCTCGCCGTCGAGGATCAAATGCCAAGCCTGTTCGTCGGCGAGAACATTCTGCGTGAACTGGGTGCCGAGCGTCGCCAGCTCCGTATTGATTTCGGCAATGCGCTTGCGCGCCTTGGCATCGAGCTTTGCGCCGGCGCGCACGAAGCTCTTGTAGGTGCGTTCGAGGAGCCGCAGAGCTTCGGCATCGAGGTCGAGCTCCTCGCGGCGCCCGTAATGATCGGCAATGCGCAGGAACAGGCGCCGATTGAGCAGAAGCGCGCTCTGGTGCTTCGCGAGCTTCGGCGCCATGTCGCGCTCGACCGCCTGCAAAGCTTCATTAGTGTCGGCGCTCGCGAGGTTGAAGAAGACGTCCGCCACTTTGCTCAGCAGCGTGCCGCTCTTCTCCAAGGCGATGATCGTGTTGGCGAAGGTCGGCTTCGCCGTGCGTGAGGCGATCTCCGCGATCTCGCGCCGGTGCACGGCTAAGGCCTGGGCGAACGCAGGCTTGAAATGCTGCGGTTTGATCAAATGGAACGGGGGCACCTTGAACGGCGTCCGCCAAGGCGCGAGCAACGGGTTCTGCCGGGTCTTGGTTGCCGCTGTCTTTGCGCCGCTCTTGTTCGCCATCACGCGCCTCGCTTAATCTCAGGGAGAGGCAATCGATAGCGGAACCCCATGCGAAAGACAAAGGGCCGGTTCGCACCGACCCCTTGCCCGAGACGAGAGCAACAATGGGAAGCGTGGCCCCGCCCGACAACCAAGCCCTGACCGGACTGGGGGCTTGGGGGACCCGGTCAGCCAAGGCAGCCGAGCGGAGGTCAACAGATACGAGTCTGATGCTGCATCGGGGCGGACACGCGGCAGCCAAGCGACGTCATTCCGGCGGCACGAAGGATTTTCTGTGCCGCTGGAGTTGTCGTCGAAGGATGGAAAAGAATGGGCCCGGTCCAGGGAGATGGCCTCGGATGGGGGCTTGGGGCTTATCCGAAGGCTGGGGATGGACCGGGCCAATCGCTAATGAAAACCATCATACGGGCCAATGGGGCCCGGCGAGGGAGGTATTGTGGCGGTGCTGTGAAATCTTTGAACCGCGACCGCTTGAAAAAATACGAGGCCGGCGCGATCATAAACGATAGCAGCAGGGAGGCGCCCTTGAGCGAATCCGACCCCATACGTTTCCGCCCGCCCGACACGGGCGCTTCGCCACGGCCTCGCACGCAGCTTAGCCTGGCCTCCTCGGCTCAATCCCGCAGCATCACCCATCCGGTCGTCACGTTCGACCGCGCTGAGCTCGACGCTATCCTTGCGGTCTACGCGCGCAAGGTGGCAGCCGGCGAGTGGCGCGACTACGCCCTCCAGATGGGGCGGGAGAAAGCCGTATTCGCCATCTTCCAGCGCGCGTCGGAGTATCCGCTGTTCCGCGTCGAAAAATGCCCGCGGCTGGCCCGCAGGCAAGGCGAGTACAGCGTTGTGCTGCGCAGCGGCGTCATCCTGAAGCGCGGCCACGAGTTGGCGCGCGTGCTCGCCGCCTGCGAGAGCGTGAAGCTCAGCCACTAGGGCCAAGGCCGGCTGAGGACACTCACGGCGCCCAAACGAAAAGGGCCTCGCGGTGAGCGAGGCCCTTCGTTTCTCTTGGACGGGTATCCGTCTTACTCGCGGTCGCCGAGCAGCGTCAGCAGGTTGACGAACAGGCCCACGAAGTCCTGGTAGAGCGACAGGGCGCCGAGGATAGAAGCCTTGGCGGCCGCCTCGGCATTGCCGGCGACCTCGTAGTAGACGTCCTTGATGCGCTGCGTGTCGTAGGCCGTGAGGCCGGCGAACACGAGCACGCCGATGACCGAGATCGCAAACTGCATAGCGCTCGACTGCATGAAGATGTTCACGACCGCGGCGATGATGACGCCGATCAGGCCCATGAACAGGAACGAGCCCCAGCCCGAGATGTCACGCTTCGTCGTGTAGCCCCAGACGCTGAGGGCCGCGAAGGTGGCCGCCGTGATGAAGAACACGTTGGCGATCGAGCTGCCGGTGTAGACGAGCAGCAGCGACGACAGCGACGCACCGACCAGCGCGGCGTAGATCCAGAACGAGGTCTGGGCGGCCGCCGGGCTCATCGAGCTGGCACGGAAGGCGAAGAAAAACACGAACGCGATCGGAGCCAGGAAGAGCAGCCAGCGGAGCGGGCTCGTGTAGAGCGCGACGCCGAATGCGGTCAGCGCTTGGCCGTTCGGCAACGTGGCGGCGGCGGACGCCGGGTCAGTGGTAACGGCCATTGAATAGATCAGGTAGGCGACGATGCCGGTCAGGGCGACGCCGGCCGCCATGTAATTGTAAACGCCCAGCATGTACGCGCGCAGACCTTCGTCGACATCGGCGCGGCCGACGGTCGTCGATTGCGAATATCTGCTGTCAAACTGTGCCATAGTGTTCTGAGTCCCCTTAAAGACTTCTAGCGCAAACCGAATTTGCCCAGGGCATGTTGGATCAGGTGCAGTCCTTTTCAAGGCACGTCCTGATCACCGGGCACTTAGCGGCTTATATAGGTCAATTCGGTCAGAATGTTAATGTGGATTGTCCCTTAGGGTCCAGCGAAATACTTAGGGTAATTTACCGAGTGAAAAGAAGAAGCGTGCGAACAACTAGCCCGACCTGAGTATGGCGGCGGGTCTCGCTCGGAGCACGGCCCAGGTTCCGAGCGAGCCGAATAGCAGCACGAGCCCGATCGCCAGCGCCAACGCCCGGGTCACCGCTTCGACGCTGAAGGTGAACGGGATCCGCATCACCTGTTCGACGGCGATCCAGGCAGCAAGAGCCCCGAGTCCGGATGCGAACGCCCCCGCGATGAGCGCGAGCAGCAGGTATTCGAGCACGTGGGACGTCAGCACGCGCCGGCGCGTGGCCCCCAGCACCTTGAGCACGACCGCTTCGAGAATGCGCCGGCGCTGAGCCGTGGCCAGCGCACCGGCGAGCACGAGCGCGCCCGCGATCAGGGTCACAGCCCCGGCAACCCGGATCGCCACCATCACCTTCTCGAAAATGGCCGTAACGGCATTGAGCGCGTCTTTGACCCGGATGACGGTGACCGACGGGAAAGCCTTGCCGATCGCCCGGCCGAGCCCGGCTTCGGTCTCCGTGGCAACACCGTCCGGCAGGCTGACGGTTGCCAGCAGATTGTGTGGCGCGGCCCGCAGCGCGTTCGACGAGAACACCATGACGAAGTTGAGCCTCAGGCTTTCCCACTTCACCTCGCGCAAGTTGGCGATGCGCGCCGTGAGATTGCGCCCCAGCACATTGACGGTTACCTCGTCGCCGATTCCGACACCGAGGTGGCCTGCAAGATCGCGCTCGAAGGAGACGAGCGGCTCGCCGGCATAGTCCGCGGGCCACCAATCGCCCTCGACCAGCGTCGATCCCTCCGGCAGCGTATCCGCATAGGTAATGCCACGGTCGCCGTTGAGCACCCACTGCGCCTCAGCCGGCGGCTTGATCTCTTCCACCTTGCGGCCCTTGAGCGTGACGAGCCGCCCGCGCAACATGGGCGCCTCGACGACGTGCGCGCCGGGCGCCGCCTGCTCCACGACGCGGATGAGATTTTGCGCCTCCGGCCTCGGCACATCGAGCAGGAAGTGGCTTGGGGCCTTCTGCGGCAGGCGGCTCGTCAATTCGTTGACGAGCGACGCATCGGCGAGCGCCACTGCAACCAGAAGAGAAAGCCCGGCGCCGAGCGAGATGACGACCGAGCGCGTGAGTCCGCCGGGCGCACCGAGGTTGCCGATCGCGAGCGACAGCTCCGGCCACCTGGGCCGCGGCACCCTCCGGGCAAAATTCGTGACCAGCGTGCCGAGCCCGGTGAAGACCAGAAATACGAGAACCAGCGCGCCACAGAAATAGACCGCGATGCGCAGCGATTCCGCCATCGCAAGGACGAAACCGAGCAGCGTCACCGCGATGAGCGCTGTCGCCACGATGACGCCGCGCCGTGGCCAGATACGTTCCGGCGCCACCTCGTCGCGAAACAGCACGCTAGGCTTGATCAGCTCGGCGCGCCCCAGCGGCCACAGCGTGAACAAAAGCGCCACCAGTAATCCATAGGTAACGCTCGCCAGAATGCTCCCCGCGGAATACGTGAGATCCGCCTTGATCGGCAGCTGGTCTCCGTAGGCTGAGATCAGGAAATATGGCGCCGCAAGGCCGACCGCGAGCCCGATCACAACGCCGATCAGCGCAATGACCAGCACCTGAATCAGGAATATCGAAAGAACGACGCGGCTGGTGGCGCCGACGGTCTTCATCGTGGCAATGACGTTGCGCCGCCGGTCGATGAACGTCGCAACCGCATTCGCAATGCCGACGCCGCCCACAAGCAGCGAAGCAAGGCCGAGGAAGGTCAGGAACTGGCGCAGGCGATCGAGCGTGCGGGTCACCTGGGGTGAGGGGTCGCGCCGGTCGGCCATGACGAAGCCCGATTCCGAAAGCTCCGCTTTCGCGACGCTGCGGAACTGCGCGAGATCGATTGCCCGTCCGGCGGAATCCGGGTCGAGCTTTACCGCGTAGCGCCAGCGCGCGAGCGTGCCCGGCTGCACCAGCTCGGATTTCTCAAGCGTCGCGTGCGAGACGAACACGCGCGGCCCGTAGGTCAGACGATCGGCAACCGCGTCAGGCTCGGAGACGAGCGTTGCCATCACCGTGGCCTCGGTCTCGCCGATCCGCATCTTGTCGCCGATCTTGAGGCCGAGCTGGCTCAGGAGCACGGGATCGGCAACGGCTCCGTCGGGTGCGGCCATCGCTTCGGCGAATGGCGCGCCCTTGACATCGACGGCTCCCGCGAGCGGATAGGCGCCGTCCACCGCCTTGATTTCGACAAGTGCCTGCTCTTCGCCGTCGAGCCGGCGCGCCATCGTCCTGAGCGTCGCCTGCTCGCTGACGCGGCCGTGCGCTTCGATCCATTTGCGCTCCGCATCCGTGGCGCGGGTATGCATGCGCGAGAATGTGGCATCGCCGCCGAGGATGATCTCACCCTGCCGCTCGAAACCGGCGGTAAGTGCATCAGAAAGCGAGCTGACCGTCGCGATGACGGCGACGCCGAGCGCGACGCACGCCATGAAAATGTAGAAGCCGTGCAGACCGGCGCGCAGCTCTTTGAGCGCGATTCCGAGAAGGCGCGAAACCGCCAGGCCCGATCGCGTACGCGAGCCCGCGATGTCAATGTCGGTCGTCGCGGTCGTCATGCAGCCACCACGGGGTATTCGTCAGCTATGATCTTGCCGTCGGCCATGCGGATCGTGCGCTCGCATTGCTGAGCTAGGCGTTCATCGTGCGTCACCATGACCAACGTGGCGCCGCTCTTGCGCTTGAGGCCGAACAGGAGATCGACGACTTGCCGACCGGTGTTGCCGTCGAGATTACCGGTGGGCTCGTCCGCGAGCAGGAGCTTCGGTTGCGGGGCGAGCGCCCGCGCCAGCGCCACGCGCTGCTGCTCGCCGCCTGAAAGCTGAGCCGGAAAATGATCGATGCGCACGCCGAGCCCGACGTCCGAAAGCAACGTCCGCGCCCGCTCGCGTGCATTCGCATGCCCCGCGAATTCCAGCGGCAACGCCACGTTCTCGAGCGCCGTCATGGTCGGGATCAGATGGAACGATTGGAAGACGATACCGATGTCTTCCCCGCGGGTCAGCGCCATGCGGTCTTCGTCGAGAGCATTGAAATCGCGCCCGGCAACGTGCACATCCCCGCTAGTGGCTCGTTCCAACCCGGCAAGGACCATGAGCAAGGACGTCTTTCCTGAGCCTGATGGCCCGACGATGGCAAGCGACTGTCCGCGCGCCACATCGAGGCTGATACCTTTGAGGATCTCGACCAGGCCGGCGCGGCTTTCGAGGTTGAGCCGGACGTCGGTCAGTTGGATGATCGGCTGGGGCACGAGGAAAGGCTCCGTATGGGGCGCAAAATCGCGAACGGGCGGGTGCAACAGTGTCGAAGCGCGGTGAGGCAAAAAAATGAAGGCAAAGCAGGGTGCTTCGACCTTCCTCCGTCACATGGTGAGATGGATGGCACTCGTCAACCTCTGGCTCGCGGCCAGTGTTGGCGGCGCGATGGCTGCTGATGAGGCAGCGCCCGTGCGCATCGTCGCCTTCGGCGACAGTCTGACCGCGGGCTACATGCTTGCCCCGAGCGAAGCCTTTCCTGAGCAACTTGCCAAAGCGTTGAAGGCGAAGGGCCACGCGGTCGAGATCGCAAATG from Hyphomicrobium sp. CS1GBMeth3 includes:
- a CDS encoding ABC transporter ATP-binding protein is translated as MPQPIIQLTDVRLNLESRAGLVEILKGISLDVARGQSLAIVGPSGSGKTSLLMVLAGLERATSGDVHVAGRDFNALDEDRMALTRGEDIGIVFQSFHLIPTMTALENVALPLEFAGHANARERARTLLSDVGLGVRIDHFPAQLSGGEQQRVALARALAPQPKLLLADEPTGNLDGNTGRQVVDLLFGLKRKSGATLVMVTHDERLAQQCERTIRMADGKIIADEYPVVAA
- a CDS encoding M3 family metallopeptidase, producing MANKSGAKTAATKTRQNPLLAPWRTPFKVPPFHLIKPQHFKPAFAQALAVHRREIAEIASRTAKPTFANTIIALEKSGTLLSKVADVFFNLASADTNEALQAVERDMAPKLAKHQSALLLNRRLFLRIADHYGRREELDLDAEALRLLERTYKSFVRAGAKLDAKARKRIAEINTELATLGTQFTQNVLADEQAWHLILDGERDLAGLPDTVRAAAAQAAIELGKPGRHAITLARSSVEPFLQFSSRRDLREEAFKAWIKRGELGGATDNRKITVRIMELRAELARLLGFDTFAAYALDDTMARTSAEVRKLLDKVWPAALRSARAERDALQARARAGGDNAKIAAWDWRYYAEKERKARYDLDEAEVRSYLKLENVLEAAFNTAGRLFGLVFDERDDVPVYHPDVRAWEVKTKAGEHVGLFYGDYYARPSKRSGAWMSSYRTQQKLAGNVRPIVVNVMSVARGAPGTPTLLSFDDARTLFHELGHGLHGLLSDVTYPSLAMTNVLQDFVELPSQLYEHWLSRPEVLKRFALHAETGKSMPQRLLDQLEAARTFNQGFATVEYTASTLLDLELHSLSDTAGLDVDAFESEVLARIGMPAEIVPRHRIPHFQHIIGGYAAGYYSYLWSEVMDADAFAAFVETGNVFDKRTATKLKTHIYAAGNKQDALDAYVAFRGRPPEVEGLLRKRGLT
- the acs gene encoding acetate--CoA ligase, with the translated sequence MSDKIYPVPPAWASRAWLDNAKYKALYERSVTDPEGFWAENGRRVDWIKPYTKVKSTTFGPDDVSIKWFEDGTLNVAANCVDRHLATRADQVAIIWEGDDPTEDAAITYRQLHERVSRFANVLKAHGVKKGDRVTIYLPMIPEAAYAMLAAARIGAIHSVVFAGFSPDSLAGRVEDAGSKFIITADEGLRGGKTVPLKKNTDEALKRCAEGDEKVLVVRRTGNPISWTGGRDLWLHEEMEKVSADCPPEEVNAEDPLFILYTSGSTGKPKGVVHTTGGYLVYAAMTHQYVFDYHDGDIYWCTADVGWVTGHSYIVYGPLANGGTTLMFEGVPTYPTASRFWSVVDKWKVNTFYTAPTAIRSLMGAGDDLVKRTDRSSLRLLGSVGEPINPEAWEWYYHVVGEERCPIVDTWWQTETGGILITPLPGAIAQKPGSATLPFFGVQPALVDDKGTVLEGAAQGNLVLLDSWPGQARTLYGDHDRFVQTYFSTYPGTYFTGDGCRRDEDGYYWITGRVDDVINVSGHRMGTAEVESALVAHPKVAEAAVVGYPHDLKGQGIYCYVTLISGEQPSEELRKELVLHVRREIGPIASPDVVQFAPGLPKTRSGKIMRRILRKIAEDEFGSLGDTSTLADPTVVDDLISNRQNRKAAS
- a CDS encoding Bax inhibitor-1/YccA family protein, whose amino-acid sequence is MAQFDSRYSQSTTVGRADVDEGLRAYMLGVYNYMAAGVALTGIVAYLIYSMAVTTDPASAAATLPNGQALTAFGVALYTSPLRWLLFLAPIAFVFFFAFRASSMSPAAAQTSFWIYAALVGASLSSLLLVYTGSSIANVFFITAATFAALSVWGYTTKRDISGWGSFLFMGLIGVIIAAVVNIFMQSSAMQFAISVIGVLVFAGLTAYDTQRIKDVYYEVAGNAEAAAKASILGALSLYQDFVGLFVNLLTLLGDRE
- a CDS encoding FtsX-like permease family protein, with the translated sequence MTTATTDIDIAGSRTRSGLAVSRLLGIALKELRAGLHGFYIFMACVALGVAVIATVSSLSDALTAGFERQGEIILGGDATFSRMHTRATDAERKWIEAHGRVSEQATLRTMARRLDGEEQALVEIKAVDGAYPLAGAVDVKGAPFAEAMAAPDGAVADPVLLSQLGLKIGDKMRIGETEATVMATLVSEPDAVADRLTYGPRVFVSHATLEKSELVQPGTLARWRYAVKLDPDSAGRAIDLAQFRSVAKAELSESGFVMADRRDPSPQVTRTLDRLRQFLTFLGLASLLVGGVGIANAVATFIDRRRNVIATMKTVGATSRVVLSIFLIQVLVIALIGVVIGLAVGLAAPYFLISAYGDQLPIKADLTYSAGSILASVTYGLLVALLFTLWPLGRAELIKPSVLFRDEVAPERIWPRRGVIVATALIAVTLLGFVLAMAESLRIAVYFCGALVLVFLVFTGLGTLVTNFARRVPRPRWPELSLAIGNLGAPGGLTRSVVISLGAGLSLLVAVALADASLVNELTSRLPQKAPSHFLLDVPRPEAQNLIRVVEQAAPGAHVVEAPMLRGRLVTLKGRKVEEIKPPAEAQWVLNGDRGITYADTLPEGSTLVEGDWWPADYAGEPLVSFERDLAGHLGVGIGDEVTVNVLGRNLTARIANLREVKWESLRLNFVMVFSSNALRAAPHNLLATVSLPDGVATETEAGLGRAIGKAFPSVTVIRVKDALNAVTAIFEKVMVAIRVAGAVTLIAGALVLAGALATAQRRRILEAVVLKVLGATRRRVLTSHVLEYLLLALIAGAFASGLGALAAWIAVEQVMRIPFTFSVEAVTRALALAIGLVLLFGSLGTWAVLRARPAAILRSG
- a CDS encoding DUF2794 domain-containing protein, coding for MASSAQSRSITHPVVTFDRAELDAILAVYARKVAAGEWRDYALQMGREKAVFAIFQRASEYPLFRVEKCPRLARRQGEYSVVLRSGVILKRGHELARVLAACESVKLSH